Proteins from a single region of Geothrix sp. PMB-07:
- a CDS encoding SDR family oxidoreductase, with protein MNPAKPQGATLMDPGKPLILVTGATGYIGGRLVPKLLEAGHRVRCLSRNPERLAGRSWPGVQMVKGDVSDSASLEAALAGVAQAYYLVHAMGEDRPDFRGRDLRQALAFAEACAKADVRRIIYLGGLGDPTRHRSDHLASRQEVGAALGSTGVPVLEFRAAVIVGSGSASFEMIRHLTERLPVMITPRWVNTRCQPIGVRDVLAYLREALSHPQVEGIFEIGGGDVLSYREMMLAYAETRGLRRTILPMNVPLPILSVLWVDLMTPIPLALAGPLVEGASTEVVVRDPRALDVFSVRPLTYRESLALALQRLDEDAVETTWASSLAGEPEGSSLGSHEGMLLARHSRHVKARPEAVFQVCCALGGENGWPAGNWLWQMRGWMDRALRGTGMRRGRRHPRELRVGDPVDFWRVEALEPDHLLRLRSEMKVDGHAWLQFIIRPEGTGTRLEQTAFFEPHGLLGLLYWYAVLPFHWFVFPGMIRALKKRAEAVM; from the coding sequence ATGAACCCCGCGAAACCCCAGGGGGCCACGCTTATGGACCCCGGCAAGCCGCTCATTCTGGTGACGGGCGCCACGGGCTACATCGGCGGGCGCCTGGTGCCGAAGTTGCTTGAAGCCGGGCACCGGGTCCGCTGCTTGTCTCGCAATCCCGAGCGCCTGGCGGGCCGATCTTGGCCGGGCGTGCAGATGGTGAAGGGCGATGTGTCCGATTCAGCCTCTCTGGAAGCTGCTTTGGCGGGCGTGGCCCAGGCCTACTATCTGGTGCATGCCATGGGTGAGGACCGCCCCGATTTCCGGGGCCGGGACCTGCGGCAGGCGCTGGCCTTCGCGGAAGCCTGTGCGAAGGCCGACGTACGTCGGATCATCTACCTGGGCGGTCTGGGCGATCCCACCCGCCATCGCAGCGATCACCTCGCCAGCCGCCAGGAGGTGGGTGCCGCGCTGGGTTCCACGGGCGTGCCGGTGCTGGAGTTCCGGGCTGCTGTGATCGTGGGCAGTGGCAGCGCCAGCTTCGAGATGATCCGCCACCTGACCGAACGGCTGCCTGTGATGATCACGCCCCGCTGGGTGAACACCCGCTGCCAGCCCATCGGCGTGCGCGATGTGCTGGCCTACCTTCGCGAGGCCCTCAGCCACCCGCAGGTGGAAGGCATCTTTGAGATCGGCGGCGGAGACGTGCTCAGCTACCGGGAGATGATGCTGGCCTACGCGGAGACAAGAGGGCTCCGCCGCACGATCCTGCCCATGAATGTTCCTCTGCCCATCCTGTCGGTGCTCTGGGTGGATCTGATGACGCCCATTCCCCTGGCGCTGGCGGGGCCCCTGGTGGAAGGCGCCAGCACCGAGGTGGTGGTGCGGGATCCGCGCGCGCTGGACGTGTTCTCGGTGCGGCCCCTGACCTACCGCGAATCCTTGGCCCTGGCCTTGCAGCGACTGGATGAGGATGCCGTGGAGACCACCTGGGCCTCCAGCCTCGCGGGCGAACCCGAGGGCAGTTCGCTGGGTTCCCATGAAGGGATGCTGCTGGCACGGCATTCCCGGCATGTGAAGGCTCGCCCCGAGGCGGTCTTCCAGGTGTGCTGCGCCCTCGGCGGAGAAAACGGCTGGCCCGCCGGCAACTGGCTGTGGCAGATGCGCGGCTGGATGGATCGCGCCCTGCGCGGCACAGGCATGCGCCGCGGTCGCAGGCATCCACGGGAACTGCGCGTGGGCGATCCCGTGGATTTCTGGCGGGTGGAGGCCCTGGAGCCCGATCACCTGCTGCGGTTGCGGTCGGAGATGAAGGTGGATGGCCACGCCTGGCTGCAATTCATCATTCGGCCTGAGGGAACGGGCACCCGCCTGGAACAGACCGCCTTCTTCGAGCCCCATGGCCTGTTGGGATTGCTCTACTGGTATGCGGTGCTGCCCTTCCACTGGTTCGTGTTTCCCGGCATGATCCGCGCGCTGAAGAAACGGGCCGAAGCGGTCATGTGA
- a CDS encoding DUF1800 family protein: MAGVFDVPQTSWTTDDVLHFARRAGFHLKPEAAQALVAGGPAAAVSAWISASADETAYLQARSTKGDVYYDADVDGSNQGPHGFTIRPIGSISEAQGHTCFSLMFNPNQAKERIALFWHQFFATGAAKVDNPTLMANQFQLFRDMGRGAFPDLLKAVSHDPAMLRWLDGIANSVDGSGKAPNENYAREVMELYSLGPYNGYGEPDIKAMAQLFAGWTFYASGSELFEDSGQTYATTGHAVVAMGQANPVNAPLLLDGLGDTLAANEKLPERRVFPANAAVTLFGSQVPVMGADFGDNALALITTTRSTECAQFLARRLLRHFLAPESDLSATVFNDFAATLKASHFDIGACLTKLFTSQEFYRPQYRYCLVEGPVAWMIRQARALCPDLAKALATPLNGTPGVPSFPVFAGAQNSDEDEQIAWYTGFAGQKLLNPKGPNGWAEHLGWINSNAAQYRSRLAAALAYGPTDFTGDGRDHPGSPTVGFFPTGDISLWFPSKPAGPTDVWNRLMDLLQPAPIPAAARDQLLTGDNGLWGPGQTFAAWNATDQRKARDLAFLILSSPQAQVH; encoded by the coding sequence ATGGCCGGTGTTTTCGACGTACCCCAAACCAGCTGGACCACGGACGATGTTCTGCATTTCGCGCGGCGGGCCGGTTTTCACCTGAAACCGGAAGCCGCTCAGGCCCTGGTGGCAGGAGGGCCCGCCGCGGCGGTGTCGGCGTGGATCAGCGCCAGCGCCGACGAAACCGCCTACCTGCAAGCCCGCAGCACCAAGGGCGATGTCTACTACGACGCCGATGTGGATGGATCCAACCAAGGGCCCCACGGATTCACCATCCGCCCCATCGGATCGATTTCCGAGGCGCAGGGGCACACCTGTTTCTCCCTCATGTTCAACCCGAACCAGGCCAAGGAGCGCATCGCCCTCTTCTGGCACCAGTTTTTCGCCACAGGCGCCGCCAAGGTGGATAACCCCACCCTCATGGCCAATCAATTCCAGCTGTTCAGGGACATGGGTCGGGGAGCCTTTCCGGATTTGCTCAAAGCGGTCAGCCACGACCCGGCGATGCTGCGCTGGCTGGATGGCATCGCCAACAGCGTGGATGGCTCCGGCAAGGCCCCCAACGAGAACTACGCCCGGGAAGTCATGGAGCTCTATTCCCTGGGCCCCTACAACGGCTACGGCGAGCCGGACATCAAGGCCATGGCCCAGCTTTTCGCCGGATGGACGTTCTACGCCAGCGGATCCGAGCTCTTCGAGGATTCCGGCCAGACCTACGCCACCACGGGGCATGCGGTGGTGGCCATGGGGCAGGCCAATCCGGTCAATGCGCCGCTCCTTCTGGACGGCCTTGGCGATACGCTGGCGGCCAATGAGAAGCTGCCCGAGCGCCGGGTGTTCCCTGCCAACGCCGCCGTCACCCTGTTCGGAAGCCAGGTGCCGGTGATGGGCGCCGACTTCGGCGATAACGCGCTCGCCCTCATCACCACCACCCGCAGCACCGAATGCGCCCAGTTCCTCGCGCGGCGCCTGCTGCGGCATTTCCTGGCGCCGGAATCGGATCTCAGCGCCACCGTGTTCAACGATTTCGCGGCCACGCTGAAGGCCTCCCATTTCGACATCGGAGCCTGCCTCACGAAGCTGTTCACCAGCCAGGAATTCTACCGGCCCCAGTACCGCTACTGCCTGGTGGAAGGCCCCGTGGCCTGGATGATCCGGCAGGCCCGCGCCCTTTGCCCCGATCTGGCGAAGGCATTGGCGACTCCTTTGAATGGAACCCCGGGAGTGCCAAGCTTTCCTGTGTTTGCGGGCGCCCAGAACAGTGACGAAGACGAACAGATCGCCTGGTACACGGGCTTCGCAGGCCAGAAGCTGCTCAATCCCAAAGGGCCCAACGGCTGGGCCGAACACCTGGGCTGGATCAACAGCAACGCGGCCCAGTACCGCAGCAGGCTGGCCGCTGCGCTTGCCTATGGCCCCACGGATTTCACCGGAGATGGGCGCGATCACCCAGGTTCTCCGACCGTCGGCTTCTTTCCCACGGGCGATATCAGCCTGTGGTTTCCCTCGAAACCCGCCGGGCCCACGGACGTTTGGAACCGGCTTATGGATCTCCTTCAGCCCGCCCCCATCCCGGCGGCGGCGCGCGACCAGCTTCTGACGGGGGACAATGGCCTCTGGGGACCCGGGCAGACCTTCGCGGCTTGGAACGCCACGGACCAGCGCAAGGCCCGGGATCTGGCCTTCCTCATCCTGTCCTCACCCCAGGCTCAGGTCCACTAG
- a CDS encoding inositol monophosphatase family protein, giving the protein MFETQRDACVAAAEAGGKVLLGYFRQLDPATITEKTKNDFVSDADRASEAAIRAELEFRFPQYGFVGEEGGASGDTERRWIVDPLDGTLNFVQGFPHWCVSVALWDAEGPVAGCVLDPLRGDCFLATRGQGATWNGKPMGVSKQPGLDGAFLATGFAYQLGDRWPRFHAALGRVFPRAMGLRRAGSAALDLAHTACGIYDGYFELGLKPWDLAAGVLLVQEAGGLLVDWEGGQSWFDSGNLVAGNRDVVPGLLAELAG; this is encoded by the coding sequence ATGTTCGAGACGCAACGGGATGCCTGTGTGGCCGCAGCCGAGGCTGGCGGCAAGGTGCTGCTGGGCTACTTCCGCCAGCTGGATCCCGCCACCATCACCGAGAAAACCAAGAACGATTTCGTGAGCGATGCGGATCGCGCTTCCGAGGCGGCCATTCGCGCAGAGCTGGAGTTCCGTTTCCCGCAGTACGGATTCGTCGGCGAAGAGGGAGGTGCCTCCGGCGACACCGAGCGGCGCTGGATTGTGGATCCCCTGGACGGCACCCTGAACTTCGTCCAGGGTTTCCCCCACTGGTGCGTGTCTGTGGCGCTGTGGGATGCGGAGGGCCCCGTGGCGGGTTGTGTGCTTGATCCCCTCCGCGGTGACTGCTTCCTGGCAACGCGGGGGCAGGGCGCCACCTGGAACGGCAAGCCCATGGGGGTCTCCAAGCAGCCGGGCCTGGATGGGGCCTTCCTGGCCACGGGCTTCGCGTACCAATTGGGAGATCGCTGGCCCCGCTTCCATGCGGCGCTGGGTCGTGTCTTCCCACGCGCCATGGGCCTCCGCCGCGCGGGCAGCGCCGCGCTGGACTTGGCTCACACCGCCTGCGGCATCTACGACGGCTATTTCGAGCTGGGCCTCAAACCCTGGGATCTCGCCGCGGGCGTGCTGCTGGTGCAGGAGGCGGGCGGCCTCCTCGTGGATTGGGAAGGCGGTCAGTCCTGGTTCGACAGCGGCAACCTGGTGGCGGGCAACCGTGACGTGGTGCCGGGGCTGCTGGCGGAGCTGGCGGGCTGA